The genomic interval GTGATTGTGACCGCGCAGACGGAAACCCCCGGACTGGGAACCGCCGTTACAGATCGTAAGGTACAGAAAACCATTGTGGATCTGATTCGGGGGACTGAAGAAATCAGGGGACTGGTTCCCAACCGCTATCTGGACTGGTATGCCGGGAAAAAGGCCGGTGACGAAGTCTGGGGCATTGTAAAGGATGGAGAAGCGGTTAACGGAAAAACGGGGGCCACCATTACCAGTCGTGCGGTCTGCGAAGCGGTATATGCGGTAAGTCGAACCGCGATTGATCATCTGGAAGAGCTTTCAACGGAGGCGGGTAAAAATGATTAAGGAATTTACAAAAGGGCTCTGGAAAGAGAATCCGGTACTGGTACTGCTTCTGGGGATGTGTCCGACGCTGGGGGTAACCTCGAGTGCGACCAACGGGCTGGGCATGGGAGTGGCGACGATGTTTGTGCTGCTGGGCAGCAATGCTGTGGTTTCGCTTATCCGGAATATTGTGCCGAAGAAAATCCGTATTCCGGTTTACATTGTCATCATTGCCACGTTTGTGACGATGATCGATCTTTCGATGCAGGCGTATGCGCCGAAAGAACTCTATGACGCGCTGGGTCTGTTTATTCCGCTGATTGTGGTCAACTGCGTGGTGCTGGGCCGTGCCGAGGCGTTTGCCTCCAAAAACGGCGTGGCTAAATCTGTTATGGACGGCCTCGGTATGGGGCTCGGTTTTACAATGGCGCTTGTGGCGCTCGGCGGCGTCCGCGAATTTCTTGCCGGAGGATCGCTGTTTCAGATTAAGCTGATTCCCGGATGGACGACCGACTTCATGCTTTGGACCTCCGCACCGGGAGCTTTCATCATTCTCGGCCTTTTTCTGGCCGGAATGAATGCTCTGAACATTAAAAAGGCAAAAAAAGAAGGTCGGGGCTATAAGCCCGCTTCGATGGACTGTTCTACCTGCAATATCTGTGACATGGAGGAGGGGAAGTAGTTGGTATTCTGCAGGTTGAGGATTGAATAAAACGCCTGACAACAGGGGCGTTGATGGCCGGATTTCAAACTCCAGACCGGACTTCTGAGCTCATGATGAAGAGAGATTAAAAAAAGTCATTTTAGGGCGTTGACTCGCATGAAAATGATGCGTATAAATTCGCCCTTCATCGCACCCGTGGTGAAATTGGTAGACACGCAAGATTCAGGTTCTTGTGCCAGCAATGGCGTGATGGTTCGACTCCATTCGGGTGCACCACTCTTTAAGGGTGTTGATAGCTTCTAAAACGTTGCTATCAGCACCCTTAATTTTTTCCTGTACTGCATGCATAGTATTATTCTCCGTTTTCAGTTCCTGTTTTGTTCCCTGTTTCAGAGATGGAATTGCATCAATTGCAGCGGAGACATTTAAAAGCCCCCGGTCTACATA from Verrucomicrobia bacterium S94 carries:
- a CDS encoding FMN-binding protein; this translates as MDNTDDGFSGTVSLMVGIRPDGSIAEIDGGDAVNSAVIVTAQTETPGLGTAVTDRKVQKTIVDLIRGTEEIRGLVPNRYLDWYAGKKAGDEVWGIVKDGEAVNGKTGATITSRAVCEAVYAVSRTAIDHLEELSTEAGKND
- a CDS encoding electron transport complex subunit E, giving the protein MIKEFTKGLWKENPVLVLLLGMCPTLGVTSSATNGLGMGVATMFVLLGSNAVVSLIRNIVPKKIRIPVYIVIIATFVTMIDLSMQAYAPKELYDALGLFIPLIVVNCVVLGRAEAFASKNGVAKSVMDGLGMGLGFTMALVALGGVREFLAGGSLFQIKLIPGWTTDFMLWTSAPGAFIILGLFLAGMNALNIKKAKKEGRGYKPASMDCSTCNICDMEEGK